The following are encoded together in the Mesoterricola sediminis genome:
- the istA gene encoding IS21 family transposase, which yields MDPEPVQRRGRNADVLRQELEAIGVSVSLRTVERALRPFRQSYERAEQATVRFETPPGKQMQVDFGEKWLQIGGVRQKRYVFVATLGYSRRCYIEISGSLRQRDWIMGIERAFQHFEGVPEILLTDNAKPLVDRRKGGIPVFHPEFDAFCRHWGTVPRACQPFRAKTKGKVERSVGYAKGNALGREGWESDEALDEHLVWWMLNVADTRIHGTIGERPIDRFPAEKAALRPMGNHPSYLLVRHLSRTVAADGRIDVDTNRYSVPPQFIGATLEVTVEADTIQVFCQDQVIAEHPVHPGRRQVIEDPGHAVSFTNGIARVGKPSEIRRPLSHYAAIVGGEAW from the coding sequence CGCCAGGAACTGGAGGCCATCGGAGTCTCCGTGAGCCTGCGGACCGTCGAGAGGGCCCTCCGCCCCTTCCGGCAGAGCTACGAGAGGGCTGAGCAGGCCACGGTCCGGTTCGAGACCCCGCCAGGCAAGCAGATGCAGGTGGACTTCGGGGAGAAGTGGCTGCAGATCGGCGGAGTCCGGCAGAAGCGCTACGTGTTCGTGGCGACCCTCGGCTACAGCCGGCGGTGCTATATCGAGATCTCCGGGAGCCTCCGCCAGCGGGATTGGATCATGGGCATCGAACGGGCCTTCCAGCACTTCGAGGGCGTCCCGGAGATCCTCCTGACCGACAATGCCAAGCCCCTGGTGGACAGGCGCAAGGGAGGTATCCCCGTCTTCCATCCGGAATTCGACGCCTTCTGCCGTCACTGGGGGACGGTGCCCAGGGCCTGCCAGCCGTTCCGGGCGAAAACGAAAGGCAAGGTGGAACGGAGCGTCGGCTATGCCAAGGGGAATGCCCTTGGGCGCGAGGGCTGGGAATCCGATGAGGCCCTGGATGAGCATCTGGTCTGGTGGATGCTCAACGTGGCCGACACCCGAATCCACGGGACCATCGGCGAGAGGCCGATAGATCGATTTCCGGCGGAGAAGGCGGCCTTGCGCCCGATGGGAAACCATCCCAGCTACCTCCTGGTGCGCCACCTGTCCCGGACGGTGGCTGCGGATGGCCGGATCGATGTGGATACCAACCGCTACAGCGTCCCGCCCCAGTTCATCGGGGCCACCCTGGAGGTGACCGTCGAGGCCGACACCATCCAGGTGTTCTGCCAGGACCAGGTGATCGCGGAGCATCCGGTCCATCCAGGACGCCGCCAAGTCATCGAGGATCCTGGTCACGCCGTCAGCTTCACCAACGGCATCGCCCGGGTGGGCAAACCCAGCGA